Genomic window (Candidatus Saccharibacteria bacterium oral taxon 488):
CGAGCGAGGCAGTGACGGTCGGTCATGCGACAAAGGGGTGCGATAATGAAGCGACGGCATAGCGCGCGGGGCGATACGATCATTGAAGTGGTAATGGCGGTAGCAATGTTTAGCATGCTGGCGATCGGTATCATGGCACTCATGAACAGCGGTATTGCTATGGCGCAGCGATCATTAGAGTTGACGCTTGTGCGGCAACAGATTGATAGTCAAGCAGAAATGCTGCGCTACATTCACGACAAGTCGTCTCAGGCCGGTAGCTCATTTGCTACCCTCTGGGACGCGATGAAAGGTCGGACTATTGACCACGCTAATTCGCTATTGAATGTTAATCGATGTCCAGAGGCAATGCCGAGTGGGGGATTTGCCCTAGCGCCCAGCAAAAATACCTTTCAGTTGATTACTAATAAGTATGAATTATCGCCGACATATGCCAAGATTTCAACTGCCCGAAATCCAATTTCTTTAGGTATTTCAATTCAGCTGGTGCGTGTTGAAGGCGGCCGCGCCTATGATGCGTATATTCAGGCCTGCTGGATGAGTGTGGGGACTGACCGGCCAATGACCACGGGGACGATTGTGAGGATGTATGACACAGCGGTATAGACGATACGGGTTTACCTTGATTGAACTGATGCTGGCGATGGCATTTGTGTCGGTGTTGCTACTGGCGATTGCTACGATAGCGATCCAGGCTGGCAAGCTGTATAATCGAGGTCTCACGCTCAAAAGTATCAATCAGTCCGGCCGCGAAATTAGCGATAGCTTGCGGCGCGACTTTTTGCAGGCTAATGCTGGCAAGATAAGTGGTAGTGCTAGTTCGGCCGTTGTCATGGTGCAGGCGGGTGGCGCTGATCGGAGCGGCCGACTGTGCCTCGGTGACTATTCATATGTCTGGAATGTGCCAAAGGTTGTCTCTGGAGAAGTGAAGTCCGGCGCGGGTATTATTACCGAGGTTGGCGGGCCGCATTCTGGTCGTCCGATTAATTTTGCTCGAGTGATTGACCCAGATGGTATGCTGTGCCAAAAAAATGAAACAACGGGGGCGTATATGTCAACGGTCGCGACGGATAAAGTGACGCATCTTCTCAAGCCAGCCGGGTCGAATGATGTGGTGCTGGCAATTCATCAAATGAAAGCAGCGCGAGTGGCGGGTGGTAGTGGGGCAGACAGTCTGTATCGTTTGGAGTTTGTCCTTGGAACCAGCCAGCTTGAGGCGGTCAATACAGCTAACGGTACCTGTAAGCCACCGGCGGATAACAGTGAGAATCTCGATTTTTGCGCGGTAAATAGTTTTGAGATGATTGTGAGGACAAATGGATAAAATAGCGAGAAATAATCAATCAGGTGCGGTGTCGTTATTTGCAGTGATTTTTGCGACACTGTTACTAACGGTTTTGATGCTCGGCTTCATGCGGCTCATAATGGTTGATCAGCGACAGGCTCTGAACAATGAACTGTCACAAAGTGCGTACGATGCGGCCCTGTCTGGTATTGAAGACGCTAAGCGAATCGTGCGCGCCTGTCAAAAAGGAGATAACGGTGGCAAGGCCTGTGAGCAGTTACGATTGCCTAATGATTGCAAAGTAGTCGCACGTGCGGGCGTTGCCGGTAGTGTGACCGCTAACGAGACACTGATTCAATCGCGTCGCTCAGGGGACGGTAAAGAGTTCAACCAAGCCTATACCTGTGTCAATATTACGATGGATACGGAAGATTTCCTGGTTAGCATACCCGAAGGATCATCTCGTCTCGTACCACTGAAAGCCAAAGCTGAATTTAATAAAATTGTCCTCGAGTGGTTTACTAAAGAGGATGCGAATGGCAATGTGGCCGCTGGGCGAGTAAAAAATGCTGCTTCGGCGTCAACCTCGCTGCCAGCGTACAGTGACTGGGATGAGTCGCCGTCCCGTCCCGCACCCGCGCTACTACGCACTCAGATGATTTTTCCAGGCGATACATTCGACCTTGCTAGTCTTGATAGCTCTCGCGTTGCGACGATGTTCCTCTATCCACGGACGCTGAGTGTCCCCGGGCCGACGAACGGAGGTGTATCGGCAATTAATCTACCGCGAGCGGGTGGTGGTGGGCAATTTAACAATGCTCCGACACCGGTGAGCTGTTCTCCAGATTTTGCGAATAGTGGCTATTCGTGCCGAGCCATAATTGATATATCACCTGTTACGGCCGCCGCCAGCGTTAATTCATTCTTGCGTCTGACACCGCTATATCGCATGTCACACGTGCGAATTGCCCTATATAATGGTGCAGAACCGGTCAAGTTTGATGGTGTTCAGCCGGCGGTCGATGCGACTGGTCGTGCCAGTAATGTGTTTCGACGGGTTGAGGCGCGTCTCCAGATAGGTGACGATTTCCCGTATCCTGAAAATGCTATTGACCTTGAGAACAGCCTCTGTAAAGACTTTTCGGTGACCGAAGGCAGCGTAACGCCGGGTAACTGTCGGCCGTAGTGTCTTAGGGACCTATCTCGTATCACTGTGAAAGCGTTCGTGGACGTCTTTGAGGTGCTGGTCGGTGACGTGTGTGTAAATCTGGGTCGTGGCGATATTGCTATGACCAAGCATTGATTGTACCGCCCGTAGGTCCGCTCCATTCATCAGAAGGTCGGTGGCAAAGCTATGACGCATAGTGTGCGGACTGACGTGCTTGGTGATGCCAGCAAGTCGGGCGTAGTGCGACACCATCCGCTGGATCGAGCGAGCACCCAGCCGACGATAATCGCCAGAAACTGAAGGCTTTGCTAGGCGCCTGCTATAGCTGATGAATAGAGCCGGCAAGCTGTCACTTCGCGCATCAAGGTAGTTTTTGACGTGCTCGGCAGCGGACATTGAAACGAATACCGGCCGGTCTTTCTGGCCCTTGCCGCGCACCATAAACTCGCGTCGAGCGAAATTTATGTGGTCACGGTTCAAGTTAACAAGCTCCGACACGCGCAGTCCGCTCGAAAACAAAAGCTCAATGATTGCTCGGTCGCGAAGGCCCGGTTCATTGTCCAGAGGGATCTGCTCGATTAGTCGTACCACCTCGTCGTAGTGAAGAAATGTGACTTGTTTGCGAACGGTTTTTGGTAGGGTAATCTTGTCGGCTGCCAGTGATGAGATATCCCGTTGTGATAAATACGTCAATAATCCACGTAGGGCGATCAAGTGATAATTTTGTGTAATTAACAACAATTCTTCACCGGTGTTGCTATTTTTATAACGGTTTAACCAGAGGCGATACTTACGAATTGTCTCTGATGTTATTTTTGCAACATCAATATCACCAGCAAAATCAATGAAGCGTTCAAGGTATAATTTGTAGTTCTCAATGGTGCGAGGACTACGGCCACCCTCAACTTCTAGGTGCTCCAGGAAATCTGCTAATGCTTCGGAGAAATACATAGTTTAATTTTAACAACATCTATACCGTTTATCAAATGAATACTTTTTGCTATGATGAAGAAAATAATACACGAAGGAGGCGTATGGCTGAGTCAAAAAAGAAGAATATGTGTGGCATTGAGCGAACACTGATTGTGTTCAAGCCTGATGCAGTACAGCGGGGAATCGTCGGTGAAATCTTGCAGCGATTTGAGCGCGTTGGCCTCAAGATTATCGGTGTCAAGATGGTGGCCCCGGGTCGTGAGCACTACTTTGCGCACTACGAAACGATTGGCAAGATGGTAACGCGCCGTGGTGAAGAAATCTTTGGTATGACGCTTGATATGATGATGGACGGGCCAGTTATCGCTATGGTCCTTGAGGGGGTTGAGGCGGTCGCCGTGGTGCGTAAAATTGTTGGCCCAACCGAGCCAAAGTCTGCCGACATGGGTACGATTCGTGGTGACTATTCGCATGTTAGCTTTGGCTATGCTAACGAATGTCGGAAGGGCGTGCCAAACCTGATCCATGCGTCGGGTGATTCTGATGAGGCAGAGCAGGAAGTTGCTCACTGGTTTAAGCCCGAAGAATTGATGGATTATGTTACATTAAACGAAAAGTTTACTCGATAGCATTCTCGTCACTCAAAACTACCCGTGCTATAATTGACACGGGTGGTTTTTGTGTATGCCTCGGTAGCTCAACTGGATAGAGCAGATCCGTCCTAAGGATAAGGTTGCAGGTTCGACTCCTGCCCGGGGTACCAAAGCATTATGACGAAGAAAGCCAAATCAATCAAAGCATTTGATGGTCAGCGCGATGGCGAGGAGCTGTTGTTCGTGTTTCGTCGACATATTATTGCTATGCGCAAGGGTTTTTACTTACTGCTCGTTCCGATGACGATTGGCGCGCTACCGTATCTTATCTGGCAGGATAATCTCAATCTTTTGTGGGTATTTCTTGGTAGCTTTGTTTTTGGACTCGTTCTGTTTGGTTATCATTTTTTGATGTGGTTTTATACGTATTACATTGTGACAAATCAGCGACTTCGCCAGACAACGCAGCATGGTTTTTTGGTAAGGATGTAATTGAACTTAAGCTAGCAAAAGTCCAGAATATCAGCTACGTTGTGCCTGGTTTTACGGGCGAAATGTTCAAATTTGGTACAATAGTTATTCAGACGTTTGTTGGTGATCTTGTCATCAAAAACGTTGAACATCCAGATAAGATTTATAATAAGCTGCAAGATGCGGTGGACCTCGCCGCTGAAAGGAGTGATCGTGCTAAAGAAAACAACGAAGGGTAAAAAAAAGGACAAGCGTTCACTGCCGTCACGGATTACCAATGACACGGTCGCGGAGCATCGCGAAAAGGTGCTGGCTGGTGGGCGTAAACACAAATATCCGATACAGTACTCCAAGCATAAGCTAGTCTGGAACACGATTTTTATTAGTATAGCCGGGCTTGTAACGGTGATTGTTCTATTATATCTTCAGCTCTATGTTTGGAAGGACACGAGCGATTTAGCATATCGTATTACCAAAATTTTGCCGCTACCGGCCGGTTCAGTTGAAGGGGAATTTGTACGCTATAGCGATTATTTACTATATAATCGCGGTAATATGGCGGTGCTTAAGACTCAGGGTCAAGATCAGGCTGGTGATAAAGTTGCTTTTCAGCGGCAGCGAGCCATGAACCAAGCGGTGCAGGATGCATATGTGCGCAAGTTAGCGAGAGAAAGGGGTATATCGGTTGATGATCGAAGAGTTGATGAAGAGATGGACCGCCAGCAAAAGGATGCCGGCCTGTCAAAAGAAGCCTACCGTTCGGCGGTAAAAGATATGATAGGCTGGTCGCTTAATGAGGCGCGTGATGGTATTAGGGCATCGCTGCTGCGCTGGGAGGTATCATTCGCTGTTGATGAAGCGGCGGCCAACCTTGTTAAGGAAGTCGAAGCGCAGCTCAAGGCCGGTAAATCGTTGACGGATGTCGCAACGGCGTTAGGTGAACGAGTACAAGTAATGCCAGAGACGGTTGTTCCGAAGACCAACAAAGACGGTGGCTTGACCGAGGCGGCGATTAAAACTGCAGATGGTACGATCTCTGGGGTTATTAAACCGCTCGGTGGTGATGGCTACTACTTTGTTCAGCCACGCTCGCGAGACGATAGTTCGGTTACTTATTCATATCTCAAGATTCCACTGACGACGTTCAAAACTAATTTTGATAAGTTGATCAATGGTAAAAAAGTCACTTACTATGTCCATCTTGACCAGCCGGCTGAACAAAAGTCAAGTGAGCAGAAATAGCCTTCTGTTATCCATTGTCATCTTTGCGAAAGCCTTGCCCATCTGCTATAATCCTTGGGGAGGCATGCCGCTGTAGCTCAGTTGGTAGAGCGGCGCTTTCGTAAAGCGTAGGTCACCGGTTCGAATCCGGTCAGCGGCTCCAGAGTAATATGAAGAAGCATATCACAAGTACATTACGACAGATGATGAAAGATCGCTGGCTGTTTGGTCTCGTCGTTGCTAATGTCTTGTTGGCATTAGTAATCATTATCTCCTTTGCTATTACTATTAAACCCAAGGAAACTCAGGTCATTGTTCAGCACAGTGCGTTTAGTGTGACGGGGCTGTATC
Coding sequences:
- a CDS encoding nucleoside-diphosphate kinase, which produces MCGIERTLIVFKPDAVQRGIVGEILQRFERVGLKIIGVKMVAPGREHYFAHYETIGKMVTRRGEEIFGMTLDMMMDGPVIAMVLEGVEAVAVVRKIVGPTEPKSADMGTIRGDYSHVSFGYANECRKGVPNLIHASGDSDEAEQEVAHWFKPEELMDYVTLNEKFTR
- a CDS encoding prepilin-type N-terminal cleavage/methylation domain-containing protein → MTQRYRRYGFTLIELMLAMAFVSVLLLAIATIAIQAGKLYNRGLTLKSINQSGREISDSLRRDFLQANAGKISGSASSAVVMVQAGGADRSGRLCLGDYSYVWNVPKVVSGEVKSGAGIITEVGGPHSGRPINFARVIDPDGMLCQKNETTGAYMSTVATDKVTHLLKPAGSNDVVLAIHQMKAARVAGGSGADSLYRLEFVLGTSQLEAVNTANGTCKPPADNSENLDFCAVNSFEMIVRTNG